One window of the Rhipicephalus sanguineus isolate Rsan-2018 chromosome 4, BIME_Rsan_1.4, whole genome shotgun sequence genome contains the following:
- the LOC119389580 gene encoding transmembrane protease serine 7 has translation MKTCVCSRFFGLVLLAGVILATTVAAEISAYTDYYLEDHCSSSRSADRYRARTEAQSISFRLKSPMQEKLDERGCRAGLSFSTLNETYGFLVTPVSIDIPRGPTNSCVNFIWFDGLAEDELNGKRLCGDSFPKSSAIRTKGDRFTIWWSSEPSRDADRQASFNVVIASYVNRSSEAECPASWRRCDNGACIEPLLWCDGIDNCGDSSDETEDNCAPSTILSIPGIVIIAVIVVLVIIAIGVVVYVCKRRRAYRAT, from the exons ATGAAGACCTGCGTGTGTTCCCGCTTTTTCGGACTTGTGCTCCTGGCCGGTGTAATCCTTGCGACTACGGTAGCAGCGGAGATCAGTGCTTACACTGACT ACTATCTGGAGGACCACTGCTCGTCGTCCAGATCGGCAGACCGCTACCGGGCTCGCACCGAGGCGCAGTCCATCTCTTTCCGGCTCAAGTCTCCAATGCAGGAAAAGCTGGACGAGCGAGGATGTAGGGCTGGCCTGAGCTTCAGCACGCTGAACGAGACGTACGGATTCCTCGTCACGCCTGTGTCCATCGACATCCCACGAGGACCCACGAACTCCTGCGTCAACTTCATCTGG TTCGACGGCCTGGCCGAAGACGAGCTGAACGGCAAGCGTCTTTGCGGCGACAGCTTTCCCAAGAGCAGCGCGATTCGCACCAAGGGAGACCGCTTCACCATCTGGTGGTCTTCAGAACCCAGCAGGGACGCTGACCGCCAGGCCTCCTTCAACGTCGTCATTGCCTCCTACGTCAACCGAT CGTCCGAAGCCGAGTGTCCGGCGTCGTGGCGTCGCTGTGACAACGGTGCCTGCATCGAACCCCTGCTGTGGTGCGACGGCATCGACAACTGCGGCGACAGCAGCGACGAGACGGAGGACAACTGCG CTCCCAGCACAATACTGTCCATCCCTGGAATCGTTATCATCGCTGTTATCGTGGTCCTAGTCATCATCGCTATCGGAGTCGTTGTTTACGTCTGCAAGCGGCGTCGTGCCTACCGCGCCACGTAA